A region of Diospyros lotus cultivar Yz01 chromosome 3, ASM1463336v1, whole genome shotgun sequence DNA encodes the following proteins:
- the LOC127796420 gene encoding SKP1-like protein 1: MSEEQKKKKKKLSLKSSDGRKFLIDEWAAVQSEMLRLMIEDGCASDVIPLPNVDSRTLAMVIHYCERHGDPLVKQADLKAFDNRFVQKDQATLFDLLIAANYLQIPALLDKVAQKIANMIEDMSPEQVRRFFNIKNDFTLEEEGEEIRRQNDWAFK, from the coding sequence ATGTCTGAggaacagaagaagaagaagaagaagttaagtTTGAAGAGCTCCGATGGTCGCAAATTCTTGATTGATGAGTGGGCGGCAGTACAGTCCGAGATGTTGCGGCTCATGATTGAAGATGGCTGCGCATCGGATGTAATTCCATTGCCAAACGTCGACTCCAGGACGCTGGCCATGGTGATCCATTATTGCGAGCGACACGGCGATCCCTTGGTGAAACAAGCCGATCTCAAGGCCTTTGACAATCGATTCGTACAAAAAGATCAAGCAACACTGTTTGATTTATTGATAGCTGCGAATTATTTACAAATTCCCGCACTGTTGGACAAGGTGGCCCAAAAGATCGCTAATATGATTGAGGACATGTCACCGGAGCAAGTCCGACGATTctttaacataaaaaatgatttcaCGCTAGAGGAGGAAGGGGAGGAGATTCGTAGACAAAACGATTGGGCTTTTAAGTGA
- the LOC127796999 gene encoding SKP1-like protein 1A has translation MSEKKKLKLKSSDVRIFFVEEHIAIQSIMLRLMVKDGCASNTIPLPKVNSKTLVMVIYYWKQHVDPKVEQVDLEAFDAQFVDKDQATLYDFLMTANYLNIPSLLDKLFQKIADMIKGKSLKKI, from the coding sequence ATGtctgagaagaagaagttgaagtTGAAGAGCTCTGATGTTCGTATATTCTTTGTTGAAGAACATATTGCCATTCAGTCCATTATGCTCAGGCTTATGGTGAAAGACGGTTGCGCATCCAACACAATTCCGTTACCAAAAGTCAATTCCAAAACGCTAGTGATGGTGATCTATTATTGGAAACAACACGTGGATCCAAAAGTGGAGCAAGTCGATCTCGAAGCTTTTGACGCACAATTTGTGGACAAAGATCAGGCAACATTGTACGACTTTCTAATGACTGCAAATTATCTCAATATCCCATCGTTATTGGATAAGTTGTTCCAGAAGATTGCTGATATGATTAAAGGAAAGTCACTAAAGAAGATCTGA
- the LOC127796418 gene encoding 30S ribosomal protein S9, mitochondrial, with protein sequence MLSRFIAKPSNLRVVTLLISSKDCFSIPKVHSPIRDPSSSFSFLRSKFFSSNRNNGDGNENDRTKSASDWWKISPENDQTVEAVFGEDAGPDAKADEEAWLRDRGEEWATAQGFKPWSLVEEEKGEDVFGIGEEVPELRGDVGDNRQAETVKSVEEHKKLEEEEKFLSAVLKGPNRAFGDLIAASGITEDMLDSLIALKDLDGVQGLPPLREIEDMRYAKNTQKSTRAEIERQKQEEVANARVRQVDEKGRAYGTGRRKCSVARVWVQPGDGKFLINDKDFDVYFPMLDHRAAILRPFTETKTLGLWDVNCTVKGGGLSGQVGAIQLGISRALQNWEPDMRSPLRAVGFLTRDSRVVERKKPGKAKARKSFQWVKR encoded by the exons ATGCTCTCTCGCTTCATTGCAAAACCTTCCAATCTTCGTGTTGTAACCCTCCTAATCTCTTCAAAGGACTGCTTCTCAATCCCCAAAGTTCACTCTCCAATTCGGGACCCTAGCTCCAGCTTCTCCTTTTTGCGGTCCAAATTCTTCTCTAGCAATCGCAACAACGGTGACGGGAACGAGAATGATCGGACGAAATCCGCCTCGGACTGGTGGAAGATCTCGCCGGAGAATGATCAGACTGTAGAGGCCGTCTTTGGGGAAGACGCCGGCCCCGATGCCAAGGCGGATGAGGAAGCCTGGTTAAGAGACCGAGGCGAAGAGTGGGCGACGGCGCAGGGGTTTAAGCCGTGGAGTTTGGTGGAAGAGGAGAAGGGAGAAGACGTGTTTGGTATAGGAGAGGAAGTGCCGGAACTGCGTGGCGATGTTGGGGATAATCGGCAAGCGGAGACTGTGAAGAGTGTGGAGGAGCATAAGAAGcttgaggaggaggagaaattTCTCTCTGCTGTGCTTAAAG GCCCAAATCGTGCATTTGGTGACTTAATTGCAGCATCTGGTATCACAGAAGATATGCTGGACAGTTTGATTGCTCTGAAGGACCTGGATGGTGTCCAAGGACTGCCCCCACTTAGAGAAATAGAAGACATGCGTTATGCAAAGAATACACAAAAGTCCACACGAGCTGAAATAGAGCGCCAGAAACAGGAGGAAGTCGCCAATGCTCGAGTAAGACAAGTAGATGAAAAAGGAAGGGCATATGGAACAGGAAGAAGGAAATGCAGTGTGGCCCGTGTTTGGGTTCAACCTGGTGATGGTAAATTTCTAATAAATGACAAAGATTTTGATGTCTATTTCCCAATGCTTGACCATCGTGCTGCAATTCTTCGGCCTTTTACTGAGACAAAGACTTTGGGGCTTTGGGATGTCAATTGTACTGTCAAGGGAGGCGGTCTCTCAG GTCAAGTGGGGGCGATTCAACTGGGTATCAGCCGAGCCTTGCAGAACTGGGAACCAGATATGAGGTCTCCTTTGCGAGCAG TTGGTTTCTTGACAAGGGACTCGAGGGTTGTGGAAAGGAAGAAACCCGGCAAAGCAAAAGCCAGAAAGAGCTTCCAGTGGGTCAAGCGGTGA